A window of the Phaseolus vulgaris cultivar G19833 chromosome 5, P. vulgaris v2.0, whole genome shotgun sequence genome harbors these coding sequences:
- the LOC137834718 gene encoding uncharacterized protein produces the protein MNDIQVWNNAAFDNHGGDTFFPMKTSWSSSESTKENLSPTALNSSPKPKKNTKTKVFALSSDDNRNIDDEIEVLEREITRLTTRLDALRIEKAKRGKRVVGRAVPAKFMEPRPNAAVLRKPEETPKTKVKSVNNNQSAWRRGMSMGPAEIAATPATAQSRRKSCFWKLPEIDEESRAKTVGRVRKKEEFSAVQVQARNMFDREKMKSLCESNKKAVKPGRMVASRYNGGGDVRKRSLPEGGSEVRVKKRWEIPKNGEEEEAVVAAVAAEVMVLPKIKTVKCVNESPRDSGAAKRVAELVGKRPYFSTEEHDVCQILNFAEEEGW, from the coding sequence ATGAACGACATTCAAGTGTGGAACAACGCCGCCTTCGACAACCACGGCGGCGACACCTTCTTCCCGATGAAGACTTCTTGGTCTTCCTCCGAGAGCACCAAAGAAAACCTGAGCCCAACCGCACTGAATTCCTCGCCGAAACCCAAGAAAAACACTAAGACCAAGGTCTTCGCTCTCTCTTCCGACGACAACAGAAACATCGACGACGAGATCGAAGTTCTCGAGCGCGAGATCACGCGCCTCACCACGCGCCTCGACGCGCTGCGCATCGAGAAGGCCAAGCGCGGAAAGCGCGTGGTTGGCAGAGCCGTTCCCGCGAAGTTCATGGAGCCGCGCCCGAACGCCGCCGTTTTGAGAAAACCGGAAGAAACGCCGAAGACTAAGGTAAAGAGTGTTAACAATAACCAAAGCGCGTGGCGGAGAGGGATGAGTATGGGACCGGCGGAGATCGCGGCTACGCCAGCCACCGCGCAGAGTCGCCGGAAATCGTGCTTCTGGAAGCTTCCGGAGATCGACGAGGAATCGAGGGCGAAGACCGTTGGGAGGGTGAGGAAGAAAGAGGAATTTTCGGCGGTTCAGGTTCAGGCGAGGAATATGTTTGATAGGGAGAAGATGAAGTCTTTGTGTGAGAGTAACAAGAAGGCGGTGAAGCCGGGTAGGATGGTGGCGAGTAGGTATAATGGCGGTGGTGATGTGAGGAAGAGGTCGTTGCCAGAGGGAGGGAGTGAGGTTAGGGTTAAGAAGAGGTGGGAGATTCCCAAGAAtggggaagaagaagaagcggtGGTGGCGGCGGTGGCCGCCGAGGTGATGGTGCTTCCGAAGATCAAGACTGTTAAGTGTGTTAATGAAAGTCCCAGAGACTCTGGTGCTGCGAAGAGAGTTGCTGAATTGGTTGGGAAGAGGCCTTATTTCAGCACCGAGGAGCATGATGTGTGTCAGATTCTAAATTTTGCAGAAGAAGAAGGGTGGTGA